A section of the Pseudomonas flavescens genome encodes:
- a CDS encoding cupin domain-containing protein: MSMIEKGNNADLGDILVLGPDDGKDYWQPVPANGFISVRIDPEELEIQSPFSLGTQTLPPASYVREHYHPIHDEVLHFIRGEGKARIDGKEYIVKPGVTIFVGRGRRHMFINDSDSELHWLWFIQPNGLEIFFKDIGIDKQPGQPEPEPFPRPANVLEIEKTTAFGPPLKDAYVPRFD; encoded by the coding sequence ATGTCGATGATCGAGAAAGGCAACAATGCTGATCTGGGCGATATTCTGGTACTCGGGCCAGACGACGGAAAGGACTACTGGCAGCCCGTGCCGGCCAATGGCTTCATTTCCGTGCGTATCGATCCCGAAGAGCTGGAAATTCAGAGCCCGTTCAGCCTGGGCACGCAGACGCTGCCGCCGGCCAGCTACGTGAGGGAGCACTACCACCCGATACATGACGAAGTGCTGCATTTCATCCGCGGGGAGGGCAAGGCGCGCATCGATGGCAAGGAATATATCGTCAAGCCGGGCGTGACCATCTTCGTCGGCCGCGGCCGCCGGCACATGTTCATCAACGACAGCGACAGCGAGCTGCACTGGCTGTGGTTCATCCAGCCAAACGGCCTGGAGATATTCTTCAAGGACATTGGTATCGACAAGCAGCCTGGGCAACCCGAGCCCGAGCCGTTCCCACGGCCAGCCAACGTTCTGGAGATCGAGAAGACCACGGCGTTCGGCCCACCGCTCAAGGATGCCTACGTTCCGCGGTTCGACTAA
- a CDS encoding HAMP domain-containing methyl-accepting chemotaxis protein encodes MNTWFGNISVTMKLALGFGLVLLLTMALAAVSWTSLDSVVQRSERMTDVNELTHTLTDLRVARLQYLLSNGGAAEADKVQQQIRALSQQQQEILPHFQNPENVRLIKQQIELIEQYQKAYDKTNVTYTTANKTRSEMVDMADRAGELIDRVRDEVARTAVGDEAGFARYQAIARLKDDVQTLRYRVLTYTADVNERTEQALNQQIERVDQGLDGLATVFAGDYRDQIQQLESSVTAYRSLLGTYRTATAERLQLRDAMTDQVQEIVKGSDALLAMQVKLRDSDTGFATRMMIGATLLALLAGILAAWLITRQITRPLQETLEAVERITSGDLTQTLQVSRRDELGVVQQGIQRMGSTLRELIGGIRDGVTQIASAAEELSAVTEQTSAGVNSQKVETDQVATAMQEMSATVQEVARSAAEASQAASDADHEASQGDRVVAEAIAQIDRLAAEVTRSTDAMSELQSESKKIGGVMDVIKAVAEQTNLLALNAAIEAARAGEAGRGFAVVADEVRGLAQRTQKSTEEIEGLVAGLQQGTQQVAAIMHGSRELTDSTVALTRKAGEALGMITRKVSSIQAMNQQIAAAAEQQGAVAEEISRSVVNVRDISEQTAEASEETAASSIELARLGNQLQMMVSHFRV; translated from the coding sequence ATGAATACGTGGTTTGGCAATATCAGCGTCACCATGAAACTGGCTTTGGGGTTCGGCCTCGTGCTGCTGCTGACGATGGCCCTGGCCGCCGTCAGCTGGACCAGCCTGGACAGCGTGGTGCAGCGCAGCGAGCGCATGACCGACGTCAATGAGCTCACGCATACCCTCACCGATCTGCGTGTGGCGCGTTTGCAGTACCTGCTCTCCAATGGCGGCGCGGCGGAAGCCGACAAGGTGCAGCAGCAGATCCGTGCGCTCTCCCAGCAGCAGCAGGAAATTCTGCCGCACTTTCAGAACCCGGAGAACGTAAGGCTGATCAAGCAGCAGATCGAGTTGATCGAGCAGTATCAGAAGGCCTACGACAAGACCAACGTGACCTACACCACCGCCAACAAGACCCGCAGCGAGATGGTCGACATGGCGGATCGCGCCGGTGAGTTGATCGACCGTGTCAGGGACGAAGTGGCCCGCACTGCCGTGGGCGACGAAGCGGGTTTCGCGCGTTACCAGGCCATCGCCCGGCTCAAGGATGACGTGCAGACCCTGCGTTACCGCGTACTCACCTACACCGCTGATGTGAACGAGCGCACCGAGCAGGCATTGAACCAGCAGATCGAACGCGTCGATCAGGGGCTCGATGGCCTGGCGACCGTGTTCGCCGGCGACTATCGCGACCAGATCCAGCAGCTCGAGAGCTCGGTCACCGCCTACCGCAGCCTGCTGGGTACCTATCGCACGGCAACCGCCGAGCGCTTGCAGTTGCGCGACGCCATGACCGATCAGGTGCAGGAGATCGTCAAGGGCAGCGACGCGCTGCTGGCCATGCAGGTCAAGCTGCGTGACAGCGACACCGGCTTCGCCACCCGGATGATGATCGGCGCCACGTTGCTGGCCCTGCTGGCGGGCATACTCGCCGCCTGGCTGATCACCCGGCAGATCACCCGCCCGCTGCAGGAAACCCTCGAAGCGGTGGAGCGCATCACCAGCGGTGACCTCACCCAGACTCTGCAGGTCAGCCGTCGCGACGAGCTCGGTGTGGTGCAGCAGGGTATCCAGCGCATGGGCAGCACCCTGCGTGAGCTGATTGGTGGCATCCGTGATGGCGTCACGCAGATCGCCAGCGCAGCCGAGGAGTTGTCGGCCGTCACCGAGCAGACCAGCGCCGGGGTCAACAGCCAGAAGGTGGAGACCGATCAGGTGGCTACGGCCATGCAGGAAATGTCGGCTACCGTGCAGGAGGTGGCGCGCAGTGCTGCCGAGGCCTCCCAGGCCGCGTCCGACGCGGACCACGAGGCCAGCCAGGGTGATCGGGTGGTGGCGGAAGCCATCGCGCAGATCGATCGCCTGGCCGCCGAAGTGACCCGTTCCACCGATGCCATGAGCGAGCTGCAAAGCGAGAGCAAGAAGATCGGCGGCGTGATGGACGTGATCAAGGCGGTGGCCGAGCAGACCAACCTGCTGGCCCTCAATGCCGCCATCGAGGCCGCGCGTGCCGGTGAAGCGGGGCGCGGGTTCGCCGTGGTGGCCGACGAGGTGCGCGGGCTGGCTCAGCGCACGCAGAAATCCACCGAAGAGATCGAAGGCCTGGTCGCTGGTCTGCAGCAGGGCACCCAGCAGGTGGCAGCCATCATGCACGGCAGCCGCGAGCTGACCGACAGCACCGTGGCTCTGACCCGCAAGGCCGGTGAGGCGCTGGGGATGATCACCCGCAAGGTGTCCAGCATCCAGGCGATGAACCAGCAGATCGCCGCCGCCGCCGAGCAGCAGGGCGCGGTCGCCGAGGAGATCAGCCGCAGCGTGGTCAACGTGCGCGACATCTCCGAGCAGACCGCAGAAGCCAGTGAGGAGACCGCCGCATCGAGCATCGAACTGGCGCGTCTGGGCAACCAGCTGCAGATGATGGTCAGCCACTTCCGCGTGTGA
- a CDS encoding catalase, with the protein MTATLSASLFSFSAHAAPLTRDNGAPVGDNQNSQTAGSTGPTLLQDVQLIQKLQRFDRERIPERVVHARGTGAHGEFTASADISDLSRAKVFTKGTTTPVFVRFSSVVHGNHSPETLRDPRGFATKFYTSEGNWDLVGNNFPTFFIRDAIKFPDMVHAFKPDPNTNYGSNRTQFDFFSHVPEATRTLTLLYSNEGTPANYRQMNGNGVHAYKLVNDKNEYRYVKFQWRSLQGVKNNDPQQTEQIQGKDFNHMSRDLITTINAGDYPKWDLYIQVLEPADLAKYDFDPLDATKIWPDVPYKKIGQMVLNKNPDNVFQETEQVAMAPSNLVPGIEPSEDRLLQGRLFSYADTQMYRLGANHAFLPINQAKVAVNNGNQDGAANIGHTTTEVNYEPSRINPRPASEHARYSNLPLSGSTEQKKIQREQNFLQAGELYRSYDKKMQGDLIASLGGALAEAEDESKHIMLSFFYKADAQYGEGLTQVAKGDLARVKALAAKLQD; encoded by the coding sequence ATGACGGCGACCTTGTCCGCTTCTCTGTTCAGCTTTTCCGCCCACGCTGCGCCTCTGACCCGCGACAACGGCGCGCCGGTCGGCGATAACCAGAACTCGCAGACTGCAGGCAGCACCGGCCCCACGCTGCTGCAGGACGTGCAGTTGATCCAGAAGCTGCAGCGCTTCGACCGCGAGCGCATCCCCGAGCGGGTGGTGCATGCGCGGGGTACCGGCGCCCACGGCGAGTTCACGGCCAGTGCCGACATCTCCGACCTGAGCCGCGCCAAGGTCTTCACCAAGGGCACCACCACACCGGTGTTCGTGCGTTTCTCCAGCGTGGTGCACGGCAACCATTCCCCGGAAACCCTGCGTGACCCGCGCGGCTTCGCCACCAAGTTCTACACCAGCGAAGGCAACTGGGATCTGGTCGGCAACAACTTCCCGACCTTCTTCATCCGCGATGCCATCAAGTTCCCGGACATGGTGCATGCCTTCAAGCCCGACCCGAACACCAACTACGGCAGCAACCGCACCCAGTTCGATTTCTTCAGCCACGTGCCCGAAGCCACCCGCACCCTGACGCTGCTGTATTCCAACGAAGGGACGCCGGCCAATTACCGGCAGATGAACGGCAACGGCGTGCACGCCTACAAGCTGGTCAACGACAAGAACGAGTACCGCTACGTCAAGTTCCAGTGGCGCAGCCTGCAGGGGGTCAAGAACAACGACCCGCAGCAGACCGAGCAGATCCAGGGCAAGGACTTCAACCACATGAGCCGCGACCTGATCACCACGATCAACGCCGGCGACTACCCGAAGTGGGATCTGTACATTCAGGTGCTCGAACCCGCTGACCTGGCCAAGTACGACTTCGATCCGCTGGATGCCACCAAGATCTGGCCGGACGTGCCCTACAAGAAGATTGGCCAGATGGTCCTGAACAAGAACCCGGATAACGTGTTCCAGGAAACCGAGCAGGTGGCCATGGCGCCGTCCAACCTGGTGCCGGGTATCGAGCCCTCCGAGGACCGCCTGCTGCAGGGCCGGCTGTTCTCCTATGCCGACACGCAGATGTATCGCCTGGGCGCCAACCACGCGTTCCTGCCGATCAACCAGGCCAAGGTCGCGGTCAACAACGGCAATCAGGATGGCGCGGCGAATATCGGCCACACCACCACCGAAGTGAACTACGAGCCCAGCCGCATCAACCCACGGCCTGCCAGCGAGCATGCGCGTTACAGCAACCTGCCACTGAGCGGCAGCACCGAGCAGAAGAAGATCCAGCGCGAGCAGAACTTCCTGCAGGCCGGTGAGCTATACCGTTCCTACGACAAGAAGATGCAGGGCGATCTGATCGCCAGCCTGGGCGGTGCCCTGGCCGAGGCTGAAGACGAGAGCAAGCACATCATGCTGTCGTTCTTCTACAAGGCCGATGCGCAATATGGCGAGGGGCTGACCCAGGTAGCCAAGGGCGATCTGGCACGGGTCAAGGCACTGGCCGCCAAGCTGCAGGACTGA
- a CDS encoding ankyrin repeat domain-containing protein, translating into MLRTLCFALALTGATPLLADTPPAGDAEHIQAQLRTYYFDAARAGNTAMLDEFIQAGYDLDTADEKGYTALILAAYHGHREAVERLLSAGADACAQDQRGNTALMGAIFKGEVRIAKRLLDADCSPDQRNGSGQTAAMYAALFQRKDMLDALANKGADMSAEDAFGNNPQRLEQGDIRTRWSQEPP; encoded by the coding sequence ATGTTGCGTACCCTCTGCTTTGCGCTGGCGCTGACCGGCGCGACTCCGCTGCTGGCCGATACTCCGCCCGCCGGCGATGCCGAGCACATTCAGGCGCAATTGCGCACTTACTACTTCGATGCGGCGCGGGCGGGCAATACCGCGATGCTCGACGAATTCATCCAGGCCGGTTACGACCTCGATACGGCTGACGAGAAGGGCTACACGGCGCTGATCCTGGCGGCCTACCACGGCCACCGCGAGGCGGTGGAGCGCCTGCTGAGCGCTGGTGCCGATGCCTGCGCCCAGGACCAGCGCGGCAACACCGCCCTGATGGGGGCGATCTTCAAGGGCGAGGTGCGCATCGCCAAGCGGCTGCTCGACGCCGACTGCAGCCCTGATCAACGCAATGGCAGTGGCCAGACGGCCGCCATGTACGCGGCCCTGTTCCAGCGCAAGGACATGCTCGATGCCCTGGCCAACAAGGGCGCCGACATGAGTGCCGAGGATGCCTTCGGCAACAACCCTCAGCGCCTGGAACAAGGCGACATTCGTACACGCTGGTCGCAGGAGCCGCCTTGA
- a CDS encoding TetR family transcriptional regulator: MEKAKTGTRAAQADRSRAAILKAAVKVFSRQGYAGARTEQIASQAKCNERMIYYYFGSKDELFVNVLEHIYAQFNRAEARQVFDLADPEQAIRDLVAFTWTYYLKHPEFITILGTENLLQGVHARKSGNLRALSGTAVGVLQPIVAAGQAQGLFREDIDIRHLYLMIASLCYFYNSNLHTLSCFLDDELVSVSEKARWLAFISDVVLRGLRRAAS, translated from the coding sequence ATGGAAAAGGCCAAGACCGGTACGCGAGCTGCCCAGGCGGATCGCAGTCGGGCGGCGATCCTCAAGGCGGCGGTCAAGGTGTTCAGCCGTCAGGGTTATGCCGGGGCGCGCACCGAGCAGATTGCCAGCCAGGCCAAGTGCAACGAGCGGATGATCTATTACTACTTCGGCAGCAAGGATGAGTTATTCGTCAATGTGCTGGAGCATATCTACGCCCAGTTCAACCGGGCCGAGGCCCGGCAGGTGTTCGATCTGGCAGACCCCGAGCAGGCGATTCGCGATCTGGTCGCCTTTACCTGGACCTACTACCTCAAGCACCCTGAGTTCATCACCATCCTCGGCACGGAAAACCTGCTGCAAGGCGTGCACGCCCGCAAGTCGGGCAACCTGCGGGCGCTCTCCGGCACCGCAGTGGGCGTGTTGCAGCCGATCGTCGCCGCCGGTCAGGCGCAGGGGCTTTTCCGCGAGGATATCGACATCCGGCACCTGTACCTGATGATCGCCTCGCTCTGCTACTTCTATAACTCCAACCTGCACACGCTGAGCTGTTTTCTCGATGACGAGCTGGTCAGCGTCAGCGAGAAGGCGCGCTGGCTGGCGTTCATCAGCGACGTGGTACTGCGCGGTCTGCGCCGCGCGGCGTCGTGA
- a CDS encoding molybdopterin cofactor-binding domain-containing protein, giving the protein MHLTRDQWLEQPDALLVIDTIQPPSGPMPKGQSATLKPRELGLFLAIAGDRVHAFNGHVDLGTGIRTSLAQIVAEELNLDMDQVEMVLGDTERAPNQGATIASATIQISAIPLRNAAAEARRHLGRLASERWQTDVEQLRLQRGRFHHPDGRELSFAELIAGQHIRLSISGDAPLKPPSEYRLVGQAAQRVDIPGKATGELTYVHDMRLPGMLHGRVVRPPYAGYDSGEFVGNSLLSVNESSIADIPGIVAVVVIRDFVGVVAEREEQAARAAQQLEIEWKPWTQKLPDMRDIAQAIRDNPRIARTVLDKGDVEQALANADQRLTRSYLWPYQLHASIGPSCALADYSEQQSKVWSGTQNPHLLRADLAWLLECDENRIEVIRMEAAGCYGRNCADDVCADALLLSRAVGKPVRVQLTREQEHVWEPKGTAQLMEVDGGLNADGSISAYDFQTSYPSNGAPTLALLLTGRVEPLPMMFEMGDRTSIPPYDYEHMRVTINDMAPLVRASWMRGVSAMPNSFAHESYIDELAFAAGVDPVEYRLRHLDDPRARDLIQATAQRADWQPRTQPQQTPAEGDVLRGRGFAYARYIHSNFPGFGAAWAAWVADVAVDKRTGEVAVTRVVIGHDAGMMINPEGVRHQIHGNVVQSTSRVLKEQVQFEDSRVASTEWGTYPILTFPEVPAIDVMMMPRQTEPPMGSGESASVPSAAAIANAIFDATGLRFRELPITAERVRAALAADGGADSAAPAAPATGKRSKWWLGGLAGVLGATLGLLTTALPWRAEIAPVAPAGSGTWSAATLERGRLLAAAGDCAVCHTSPGGASNAGGLAMDTPFGTLYSTNITPDRETGIGSWSFGAFERAMREGISRDGRHLYPAFPYTAFRNINDADMQALYAYLMSQPAVKQPAPANQMSFPFNIRPLMAGWNALFLGRGEYQADLARSEQWNRGAYLVNGLGHCAACHSPRNLLGAEKGGQSFLAGGMVDGWEAPPLSGLRSSATPWTEAELTDYLSSGFSERHGVAAGPMGPVVSELAMLPKSDVQAIANYLISLDAPAPAQTVASSTAPDPAALARGQRTFEGACQACHSDGLGPQLFGVSPSMAVNSNVHSRMPDNLLKVILHGIDTPATPELGYMPAFKDSFNDRQVTELVAYLRHRFASEQPAWLDLTQKVAHVRANPGTH; this is encoded by the coding sequence ATGCACCTGACCCGCGACCAATGGCTCGAACAGCCCGATGCGCTGCTGGTGATCGATACCATCCAGCCCCCCTCCGGCCCCATGCCCAAAGGCCAGAGCGCCACCTTGAAACCTCGCGAACTCGGGCTGTTTCTCGCCATCGCCGGTGACCGAGTTCATGCCTTCAACGGTCATGTCGACCTGGGCACGGGTATCCGCACCTCGCTGGCGCAGATCGTCGCCGAAGAGCTGAACCTGGACATGGATCAGGTCGAGATGGTCCTGGGCGACACCGAGCGAGCGCCGAATCAGGGCGCAACCATCGCCAGCGCGACCATCCAGATCAGCGCGATTCCTCTGCGCAATGCCGCTGCGGAAGCGCGACGCCACCTGGGCCGGCTGGCCAGTGAGCGCTGGCAGACGGATGTCGAGCAGCTCAGGCTGCAGCGCGGCCGCTTCCATCACCCGGACGGCCGCGAGCTGAGCTTCGCCGAACTGATCGCCGGCCAGCACATTCGTCTGTCCATCAGCGGCGACGCGCCACTCAAACCGCCAAGCGAATACCGCCTGGTGGGCCAGGCCGCGCAGCGCGTGGACATTCCCGGCAAGGCCACGGGCGAGCTGACCTACGTCCACGACATGCGCCTGCCGGGCATGCTGCACGGCCGCGTGGTACGTCCGCCCTACGCGGGCTACGACAGTGGCGAATTCGTCGGCAACAGCCTGCTCTCGGTCAACGAAAGCTCCATCGCCGATATCCCGGGCATCGTCGCCGTGGTGGTGATTCGCGACTTCGTCGGCGTGGTCGCCGAGCGCGAGGAGCAGGCAGCTCGCGCCGCCCAGCAACTGGAAATCGAATGGAAACCCTGGACACAGAAACTGCCCGACATGCGCGATATCGCCCAGGCGATCCGCGACAACCCGCGCATCGCCCGCACGGTTCTCGACAAGGGTGACGTCGAGCAGGCCCTGGCCAACGCCGACCAGCGACTGACCCGCAGCTACCTCTGGCCCTACCAGTTGCACGCGTCGATCGGCCCTTCATGCGCACTGGCCGACTACAGCGAGCAGCAGTCGAAAGTCTGGTCGGGCACCCAGAACCCTCACTTGCTGCGTGCCGACCTGGCCTGGTTGCTGGAGTGCGACGAGAATCGCATCGAGGTGATTCGCATGGAGGCCGCCGGCTGCTACGGGCGCAACTGCGCGGATGACGTATGCGCCGATGCCCTGCTGCTGTCCAGGGCGGTGGGCAAACCGGTACGGGTTCAACTCACCCGCGAACAGGAACACGTGTGGGAACCCAAGGGCACCGCTCAATTGATGGAGGTCGACGGCGGCCTGAATGCCGATGGCAGCATCAGCGCCTACGATTTCCAGACCAGCTACCCGTCCAACGGCGCGCCGACCCTGGCGCTGCTGCTCACCGGCCGCGTCGAGCCATTGCCGATGATGTTCGAGATGGGCGACCGCACCTCGATACCGCCCTACGACTACGAGCACATGCGCGTCACCATCAACGACATGGCCCCGCTGGTGCGCGCGTCCTGGATGCGCGGCGTTTCTGCCATGCCGAACAGCTTTGCCCACGAGTCGTACATCGACGAACTGGCATTCGCCGCCGGGGTGGACCCCGTCGAATACCGCCTGCGCCACCTGGACGATCCACGCGCCAGGGATCTGATCCAGGCCACCGCCCAGCGCGCCGACTGGCAGCCGCGCACCCAACCGCAGCAAACGCCCGCCGAGGGTGACGTGCTACGCGGCCGGGGCTTCGCCTATGCCCGCTACATTCACAGCAATTTCCCCGGTTTCGGCGCGGCCTGGGCCGCCTGGGTCGCCGATGTGGCGGTGGACAAGCGCACCGGCGAAGTGGCCGTTACCCGCGTGGTGATCGGCCACGACGCCGGCATGATGATCAACCCCGAGGGCGTGCGTCACCAGATCCACGGCAACGTGGTGCAGTCCACCAGCCGGGTACTCAAGGAGCAGGTGCAGTTCGAGGATTCGCGAGTCGCCAGCACCGAATGGGGCACCTACCCAATCCTGACCTTTCCCGAAGTGCCTGCCATCGACGTGATGATGATGCCTCGGCAGACCGAACCGCCCATGGGCAGCGGCGAATCGGCCTCCGTACCCAGTGCGGCCGCCATTGCCAACGCCATCTTCGACGCCACAGGCCTGCGCTTTCGCGAGTTGCCGATCACCGCCGAACGGGTTCGTGCCGCGCTCGCTGCTGACGGTGGGGCCGACAGCGCCGCGCCTGCGGCTCCCGCCACGGGCAAACGCAGCAAGTGGTGGCTTGGTGGCCTGGCTGGCGTGCTGGGCGCGACCCTGGGCCTGCTCACCACCGCCCTGCCCTGGCGCGCGGAGATCGCCCCCGTGGCACCAGCGGGTTCCGGCACCTGGTCCGCCGCCACCCTGGAGCGAGGCCGCTTGCTGGCAGCCGCTGGCGACTGCGCGGTCTGTCATACCTCGCCTGGCGGTGCCAGCAATGCCGGCGGCCTGGCCATGGACACCCCGTTCGGTACGCTGTACAGCACCAACATCACCCCGGATCGTGAAACCGGCATCGGTAGCTGGTCGTTCGGCGCATTCGAGCGCGCCATGCGCGAAGGCATCAGCCGCGATGGCCGCCACCTGTACCCCGCATTTCCCTACACGGCGTTTCGCAACATCAACGATGCCGACATGCAGGCGCTGTATGCCTACCTGATGTCGCAGCCCGCCGTGAAGCAGCCTGCCCCGGCCAACCAGATGAGCTTTCCGTTCAACATCCGCCCGCTGATGGCCGGCTGGAACGCCCTGTTTCTCGGGCGCGGCGAATACCAGGCCGACCTGGCCCGCAGCGAGCAATGGAACCGTGGCGCCTACCTGGTCAACGGACTGGGCCACTGCGCCGCCTGCCACTCGCCGCGCAACCTGCTCGGCGCGGAAAAAGGCGGCCAGTCGTTTCTTGCCGGGGGGATGGTCGACGGCTGGGAGGCACCGCCACTCAGCGGCCTGCGCAGCAGCGCTACGCCCTGGACGGAGGCGGAACTGACCGACTACCTGAGCAGCGGGTTCTCCGAACGCCACGGCGTGGCTGCCGGCCCAATGGGCCCGGTGGTGAGTGAGCTGGCGATGCTGCCGAAAAGCGATGTGCAGGCCATCGCCAATTACCTGATATCCCTGGACGCTCCCGCGCCAGCGCAGACTGTCGCCAGCAGCACGGCCCCCGACCCGGCAGCGCTCGCCCGTGGCCAGCGCACCTTCGAAGGCGCCTGCCAGGCTTGTCACAGCGATGGCCTGGGCCCGCAATTGTTTGGCGTGAGCCCATCCATGGCGGTCAACAGCAACGTGCACAGCCGCATGCCGGACAACCTGTTGAAGGTCATCCTGCATGGCATCGACACGCCGGCGACTCCTGAACTCGGCTACATGCCGGCCTTCAAGGACAGTTTCAACGACCGCCAGGTCACCGAACTGGTCGCCTATCTGCGCCACCGCTTCGCCAGCGAGCAGCCGGCGTGGCTCGACCTGACCCAGAAAGTCGCGCACGTGCGCGCCAACCCCGGCACCCACTGA
- a CDS encoding (2Fe-2S)-binding protein translates to MEKNLTLQVNGQAVQLNAEPQTPLLYILRNDLALNGPKYGCGLGECGACTVIVDGRATRSCVFPVGGAVGRSVTTLEGLGCRERPHPVQQAFISEQAAQCGYCLNGMIMTIKALLDRNPHPSDEELRNELSANLCRCGTHVEIMRAALRAAGRPAAPHGETPCT, encoded by the coding sequence ATGGAAAAGAACCTGACCCTGCAAGTGAATGGGCAGGCGGTGCAGCTCAATGCTGAGCCGCAGACCCCATTGCTCTACATCCTGCGCAACGATTTGGCCCTCAATGGTCCCAAGTACGGCTGCGGCCTGGGTGAGTGCGGCGCCTGTACGGTAATCGTCGATGGCCGCGCCACCCGCTCGTGCGTATTTCCCGTTGGCGGTGCCGTAGGCCGCAGCGTTACCACCCTGGAAGGCCTGGGTTGTCGCGAACGCCCCCATCCGGTGCAGCAGGCCTTTATCAGCGAACAGGCGGCGCAGTGCGGTTACTGCCTCAACGGCATGATCATGACCATCAAGGCCCTGCTCGATCGCAACCCACACCCCAGCGACGAAGAACTGCGCAACGAGCTGTCGGCGAACCTGTGCCGCTGCGGCACCCACGTCGAGATCATGCGCGCGGCCCTGCGTGCCGCCGGCCGTCCCGCTGCCCCGCACGGAGAAACCCCATGCACCTGA
- a CDS encoding MarR family winged helix-turn-helix transcriptional regulator produces MSTDNCPENTYQVTEQIGHLLRKAYQRHTAIFQQNVCDAQLTSIQFVTLCALRDHGPSSQAELIKATAVDQATIRGIVERLKARSLVALSPDPDDRRKVIVELTSAGQALLTEMIPCAQEISELTMGSLNPGERIAILYLLRKMNDSGE; encoded by the coding sequence ATGTCGACCGACAACTGCCCAGAAAACACCTACCAGGTAACCGAACAGATCGGCCACCTGCTGCGTAAGGCCTATCAGCGCCATACGGCGATCTTCCAGCAGAACGTCTGCGACGCTCAGCTGACCTCCATCCAGTTCGTCACACTGTGCGCCCTGCGTGACCATGGCCCGAGCTCCCAGGCCGAGCTGATCAAGGCCACGGCCGTCGACCAAGCCACCATTCGCGGCATCGTCGAACGCCTGAAGGCGCGCAGCCTGGTCGCCCTGTCGCCCGACCCCGACGACCGTCGCAAGGTCATCGTCGAGCTGACCAGCGCGGGCCAGGCACTGCTGACCGAGATGATTCCCTGTGCCCAGGAAATCAGCGAGCTGACCATGGGCAGCCTCAATCCCGGCGAGCGCATCGCCATTCTCTACCTGCTGCGCAAGATGAACGACAGCGGCGAGTAG
- a CDS encoding 2,5-dihydroxypyridine 5,6-dioxygenase, whose product MPVSDSELTQMFEQVLTLSRVDATQSVAILKSHYSNPRTVRAAMDAAQRLNAKVYAVELPSFNHPRAMGNDMTAYCGDTALTGNLAAQRALEAADLVVDTMMLLHSPEQEQILKTGTRILLAVEPPEVLARMLPTEDDKRRVLASEALLKQARSLHVKSAAGSDFHAALGQYPAVTEYGFADEPGRWDHWPSGFLFSWPNEESAQGTLVLDVGDILLPFKNYCRERITLEIDKGFITAIHGGFEAEYLRDYLKYFKDPEVYGISHIGWGLQPRAQWTAMGLHDRNDGMCMDARAFYGNFLFSTGPNTEVGGTRKTPCHLDIPLRNCDIYLDDQAVVLAGDVVYPEASKAG is encoded by the coding sequence ATGCCGGTAAGCGATAGCGAACTAACCCAGATGTTCGAACAGGTGCTGACCCTGTCCAGGGTCGATGCGACCCAGAGCGTCGCCATTCTCAAGAGCCATTACTCGAACCCGAGAACCGTGCGCGCCGCCATGGATGCCGCGCAGCGACTCAACGCCAAGGTGTACGCCGTGGAACTGCCGTCGTTCAACCACCCGAGGGCGATGGGCAACGACATGACGGCCTACTGCGGCGACACCGCATTGACCGGCAACCTCGCTGCACAGCGTGCACTGGAAGCTGCCGACCTGGTCGTCGACACCATGATGCTGCTGCACTCTCCGGAGCAGGAGCAGATCCTGAAGACCGGAACCCGAATCCTGCTCGCCGTGGAGCCACCCGAAGTACTGGCGCGCATGCTGCCGACCGAGGACGACAAACGCCGCGTCCTGGCGAGCGAGGCGCTGCTCAAGCAGGCGCGCAGCCTGCACGTGAAGTCCGCTGCAGGCAGCGACTTCCATGCCGCTCTGGGGCAGTACCCGGCGGTTACCGAGTACGGCTTCGCCGACGAGCCAGGCCGCTGGGATCACTGGCCCAGCGGTTTCCTGTTCAGCTGGCCGAACGAGGAAAGCGCGCAAGGCACCCTCGTGCTGGACGTCGGCGACATCCTGCTGCCGTTCAAGAACTACTGCCGCGAGCGCATCACCCTGGAAATCGACAAGGGCTTCATCACCGCCATCCACGGCGGTTTCGAAGCCGAGTACCTGCGCGACTACCTAAAGTACTTCAAAGACCCGGAGGTGTACGGCATCTCCCATATCGGCTGGGGGCTGCAACCTCGCGCGCAGTGGACAGCCATGGGCCTGCACGACCGCAACGACGGCATGTGCATGGACGCGCGTGCGTTCTACGGCAACTTCCTGTTCTCCACCGGGCCGAACACCGAGGTCGGCGGCACACGCAAGACGCCCTGCCATCTGGATATTCCACTGCGCAACTGCGATATCTATCTGGACGATCAGGCCGTGGTGCTGGCTGGCGACGTGGTCTATCCCGAAGCCTCGAAGGCTGGCTGA